In the genome of Halosolutus amylolyticus, the window AGGCGATCGTCGTCCACGACCGCCCGTGCTTCGAGTCGCGGGCCTCCTCGACGACGTACTCGGAGGCGAGACAGGAGGTGTCGGTGAACGGCGATCGGACGCGGCCGCCGGCCGGCTTCGCGGTCCCCCGGAGCTGAATCGGGCCGCCGTCCGGCGCGTCGAGCACCGCGTCCGGGCGCGATCGGAGCACGTGCGACGCGAGTCGGAGTTCGCGGACCCCGTACACCAGCGCGAGGAGGGTGCCCGCGGCGACGACCACGAGACCGACGAGCGCGACGGGACTGGGCGACGGCGCGACCATACCCTCACTCTCCCGGACGGTACGGTAAGTGTGTCGACACGTCGACGGCCGCGGCTGCAGACCGCGACGGTCCCCGTACGCTTTTGGCTCCCGGCGACCCGATTCAGGGTATGGAAGGTGCCGATCGGGAGCGCACGGAGGCCGGGTTCAAAGTACGGACTCCCGTCGACGAGGCGCGGCGGATACTCAGGGACGCCGTCGTCCCCGACGGTGATAGCGAGGGCCCGCGGACGGGAACCGAGACCGTCGAGATCGAGCGCGCCGACGGGCGGACCCTCGCCCAGTCGATCACCGCCGCGCGGAACGTGCCCCACTACGAGCGGGCGGCGATGGACGGCTACGCGGTCCGGGCGAGCGACACCTTCGGCGCGAGCGATCGATCGCCGGAGGTTCTCCGGATCGCGGACGGGATCGGTCAGGATGCCGCCGTCGCGCCCGGAACGGCGGCGCGGGTCCACACCGGGAGCGCGCTCCCCGAGGGAGCCGACGCCGTCGTGATGATCGAACACGTCGACGAGTTCGACGCGATGGGTGAACTCGAGGTCGCGGACGCCGTCGCGGAGGGCGAGAACGTCGCCCCGGTCGGGGAAGACGTCGAGGAGGGAGCGGTGCTGTACGAACCGGGACACCGGCTTCGGCCCTCCGATCTCGGCCTGCTCCGATCGGCGGGCTACGCGCGGGTCGACGTCGCGCAGCGGCCGACCGTCGGCGTGGTGCCGACGGGCGAGGAACTCGTCGCGGCCGATCCCGACCCGGGCGAGGTGATCGAGACGAACGGCCTCACCGTCTCCAGGCTGGCCGAGCGCTGGGGGGCGCGGGCGACCTACCGCGACGTGGTCACCGACGACCCCGAGTCGCTCCGGGTCGCCATCCAGCGCGACCTGACGAAAGACGTCGTCGTCACGACCGGCGGCTCCTCCGTCGGCGAGCGCGACCTCATTCCGGAGGTGATCGACGACCTGGGGGAGGTGATCGTCCACGGCGTCGGTCTCAAACCCGGCCACCCCGTCTGTCTGGGCGTCGTCGAGGACACGCCGGTCCTCGCGCTCCCGGGCTACCCCGTCGCCTGTATCGTCAACGCCGTCCAGTTCCTCCGGCCGACCCTGCGCTGGCTCGAGGGGACGACACCCGATCCACACCCGCGCGTGCAGGCGGAACTCGATCGCAAGATCCCGAGCGAGCCAGGGACCCGGACGTTCGCACGAGTCCGCCTGGAGGAACGGGACGCCGACGAGGGCCCCGAGTTCAGGGCGATCCCGACACGAGCGAGCGGCTCCGGCGTCCTCTCGAGCGTCGCCCTGGCCGACGGCTGGGTCGTCGTCGACGACGATCGGGAGGGCATCCCGGCCGGCGAGACGGTCGCCGTCGAGAACTGGGAAGTGAATCCGTAGCGGTCCGCGATCCGCCCACTCGCGGTTCGGCTCCGCACCGATCGGAGAGAGGCGATTCTCATACGGACTGCTGTAAGTCATTTCCGGCGCAACCGCGACCTGTCAGCGGTTGCGCCGGTAGATCGGTACAGTAATCCGTATCAGTGTAGCGTCCCCTCGCGGTGCTCGGCGTCGTAGGCGAACAGTGCATAGCCGACTTCGGCCGGGGAGAAGCCCGTCTCCGCCGCGATCTCGCGGATCGGGTCGATCATCGCCACGTAGTCGGCGGCGTCGAACGACTCCTTGCGGCCGTCGAGGTAGTCGAACCGATCGAGCGTCGCCCACACGCGCGTGTCGACGACGACGTGGGCCGACGGGTCGAGCGCGGTCAGCACGCACGATGCCGTCGGGGCCTTGAATCCCGAGAGCCCGGTCAGGAGCTGGATCTTCGAGAAGTCGTCGTCGACGGCCAGCACGTTCGCTGTGACCGTCCGACACCGGTCCTCGGGGTTCGACTCGACGTGATAGGCGCTCCGCGTCGAGGACTCGTAGGCGATGTCGTACAGTTGCTCGCGAGTGAGATACCCCTGTTCGCGATACCGATCGCCGAACGATTCCAGTCGGTCGGGCAGAACGCCCTGCGTCTCGGCGTACCGATCGAGATACTCGGCGACGAGGTCGCGGTCGACGTTCGTAGCCATCCGCTCGATTCGAGGGCATGTAGCGCCGAGAGCGTTTTCATATCGGGGATCCAGACGGTCACTCCCCCACGAAGTCCCGGAACTGTCCTGAACCACCCTCAGTCATTTATCATCGATGACGGCGAAGGTACACTGTTATGCCGTACAGGCGATGCAACGGGGCGGATCTCTACTACGAAGACGCCGGGGACGGGACACCGATCGTCTTCTTGCACGGCGTTATGGCGAGTCACAGGTTCTTCGAGCCCCAGTTGACGGCGCTCTCGTCCGACTATCGAACGATCGCCCTCGATTTCAGGGGTCACGGCCGATCGGAGAAGACGGAGCTGGGACACACGGTCGCGCAGTACGCCCGCGATCTGCACGCCTTTACGGACCAGTGCGACCTCGAGGACGTCGTCCTGGTCGGGTGGTCGATGGGTGCGCTCGTCTCGTGGGACTACGTCGATCAGTTCGGTACCGAGGGGGTTCGAGGGCTGGTGGACGTCGACATGGAAGCCACCCGATTCCGATGGGACGACTACGAATACGGGCTCACCGATCTGGACGGACTCGAAACGACGCTGAGGCTGGCTCAACAGGATCGGACGAGTCTCATCGAACGTCTCACGGAGCAGGTCTTCGCGGACCCGCCCTCGGCCGAGACGAGAGCCCTGGTGTTCGACGAACTCTCACGGACGCCACCGTCGATCAAGAGCGCGATCCTCTTCGATGCGCTCACCCGCGATTACCGGGACGTGCTCCCCGAAATCGACGTCCCGTTGCTGGCGTGTGCCGGTGCGGACGAGAAACGAGGGACCGTCGACTCGATCGAACACGTCGCAACGCTCGTCCCGGACGGGCGGTTCGAACGCTTCGACGACAGCGGACACTGCCCGACGATCGAAGAGCCCGAGCGATTCAATCGGGTCGTGAGCCGGTTTGTCGATTCGCTGTGACGACCGACGACTGTCACTGGAGCGCCACCCGAACCGCGTCCGCCAGCTGTCGCACGCGGGCGACGTGCTCGTACGATCCCTCTCGCACGCCGTTGGTCACGTACGAGAAGCCCACGTTCGCCTCGGGGTCGGCCCAGCCGACGCTGCTCCCGAGGCCGGCGTGGCCGAACACGTACTCGGGGGTGAGCGAGCCGTAGGGGTCGGCCGTCGTGCCGCCCTTCCAGAAGCCGAGCGCGAACCGCCCCGGGCGGCCGAGCGTACCGTCCGCGTCCGTCTCGGCCTCGAGTGCCGTCATCTCCGCGACGGTCTCGGCCGAGAGGAGCCGGGTCCCGTCGAGTTCGCCGCCGTTCGCGAGACAGGCGTAGAACCGAGCCATGTCGCGAGCGGTCCCGAGACCAGTCGCGGCGGGGATGACGGACCGGTGGACCGCTTCGGTGTTGAACGGGGCCGCAACTTCGGTGTGGTCGCCGAGTCCCTCTCCGGGGTCGCGACAGCGATCGAACGCCTCGAAGGCGACGAGGGTGGCCACGTCGTCGTCCTCGTCGTCGCGAAGGCCGATCCCGGTGTCGTCCATCCCCAGCGGCTCGAAGACGCGCTCCCGTGCGGCGTCCTCGATCGGCGTCCCCGCTACCCGGCGCACGAGTTCCCCGACCAGCCAGCCGAACGTGAGCGGGTGGTACGCCGGCCGCTCGCCCGGCGAGAATACTGGCTCCATCGCCTCGATCCGCTCGACGCAGGCGTCCCAGTCGTCCCAGAGATCGGGGCGCTCGTCGATCTCGCCCTGCGTGAGTCCGGCGGTGTGGCTGAGCACCTGCCGCACCGTGATCTCGGCCTTCTCCGTCCCCGAATCGGCGAACTCGGGCCAGTGATCGACAACGCGATCGTCGTACGACAGTTCGCCCTCGTCGACGAGGGTGTGTAGCGTGACGGCCGCGTAGGGTTTCGTCGAGGAGAAGAGGACGTGTCGCTGCGTCCTCGTCGTCTCCTCGCCGTCGGGCCCCGTCACGCCGCCGGCCAGGTCGAGTACCGCCTCGCCGTCGACGTAGACGGCCAGTTGTGCGCCGTGGTGGAGTCCGAGTTCGAGTTGGCGATCGAACAGGGCGGCGATCCGCTCCCGATCGCGGTCGGCGAGTCGTGACATATCACGGTGTGTATCGAGCGAGGGCTTAATCGTTGTCGTCTGCGAACATATCTCAGTCGGTCCGATCGACCGGCCGACCCGATCCGACCGACGTTTTTACTCCCGGCGCGCGAAGGGCCGGTATGGACCGAAAGGAGTTTCGCGATCTCGCATCTCCGGACGAGGCGCGCGAGGCGATCGGGTCGCTCTCGCTCGAGGGCGGCGTCGAACGCGTCCCGCTCGACGACGCGCGCGGACGGGTGCTCGTCGCCCGTCTCGACGCCGAACTCGACGTGCCGGGGTTCGATCGGGCGAGCCTGGACGGCTACGCCCTCCGGGCGAAAGACACGTTCGGGGCCGACGAGGCGGATCCGGCGCGCCTGACCGTGACCGACGAGGTACACGCCGGCGAGGAACCGGCGATCGAGGTCGGCGAGGGCGAGGCCGTCGAGATCTCGACGGGCGCAGTGATGCCGACGGGCGCGGACGCGATGGTTCCCGTCGAACGAACCGATACGGAGGGCGACGACGTGCTCGTCCGAACGGCCGTCGCGCCCGGGGACAACGTCATGTTCGCCGGGGCGGACGTCGCCGCGGGCGAGCGCGC includes:
- a CDS encoding serine hydrolase domain-containing protein, with the translated sequence MSRLADRDRERIAALFDRQLELGLHHGAQLAVYVDGEAVLDLAGGVTGPDGEETTRTQRHVLFSSTKPYAAVTLHTLVDEGELSYDDRVVDHWPEFADSGTEKAEITVRQVLSHTAGLTQGEIDERPDLWDDWDACVERIEAMEPVFSPGERPAYHPLTFGWLVGELVRRVAGTPIEDAARERVFEPLGMDDTGIGLRDDEDDDVATLVAFEAFDRCRDPGEGLGDHTEVAAPFNTEAVHRSVIPAATGLGTARDMARFYACLANGGELDGTRLLSAETVAEMTALEAETDADGTLGRPGRFALGFWKGGTTADPYGSLTPEYVFGHAGLGSSVGWADPEANVGFSYVTNGVREGSYEHVARVRQLADAVRVALQ
- the glp gene encoding gephyrin-like molybdotransferase Glp; the protein is MEGADRERTEAGFKVRTPVDEARRILRDAVVPDGDSEGPRTGTETVEIERADGRTLAQSITAARNVPHYERAAMDGYAVRASDTFGASDRSPEVLRIADGIGQDAAVAPGTAARVHTGSALPEGADAVVMIEHVDEFDAMGELEVADAVAEGENVAPVGEDVEEGAVLYEPGHRLRPSDLGLLRSAGYARVDVAQRPTVGVVPTGEELVAADPDPGEVIETNGLTVSRLAERWGARATYRDVVTDDPESLRVAIQRDLTKDVVVTTGGSSVGERDLIPEVIDDLGEVIVHGVGLKPGHPVCLGVVEDTPVLALPGYPVACIVNAVQFLRPTLRWLEGTTPDPHPRVQAELDRKIPSEPGTRTFARVRLEERDADEGPEFRAIPTRASGSGVLSSVALADGWVVVDDDREGIPAGETVAVENWEVNP
- a CDS encoding alpha/beta fold hydrolase; protein product: MPYRRCNGADLYYEDAGDGTPIVFLHGVMASHRFFEPQLTALSSDYRTIALDFRGHGRSEKTELGHTVAQYARDLHAFTDQCDLEDVVLVGWSMGALVSWDYVDQFGTEGVRGLVDVDMEATRFRWDDYEYGLTDLDGLETTLRLAQQDRTSLIERLTEQVFADPPSAETRALVFDELSRTPPSIKSAILFDALTRDYRDVLPEIDVPLLACAGADEKRGTVDSIEHVATLVPDGRFERFDDSGHCPTIEEPERFNRVVSRFVDSL